The following coding sequences lie in one Cyanobacteriota bacterium genomic window:
- a CDS encoding AAA family ATPase, whose protein sequence is MLTPPSEPLAARMRPRTLEEFIGQDEILGQGRLLRRAIQADQLSSLIFYGPPGTGKTTLARVIANTTRAHFIAINAVLAGVKEIREAIATAQERQQRHQQRTLLFVDEVHRFNKAQQDALLPWVENGTVVLIGATTENPYFEVNKALISRSRLFQLRPLTADQLRQVVHQALTDAERGYGDRAVTLDPDALEHLVNVANGDARALLNALELAVETTPPEPDGNIHITLAIAEDSIQRRAILYDKEGDAHFDTISAFIKSLRGSDPDAALYWLARMIYAGEDPRFILRRMLILASEDVGLADPQAVMVVNACAEAFDRIGMPEGRYPLAQAALYLATAPKSNSVMGFFDALATVEKERTADIPSPLKDANRDKQGFGHGAGYLYPHAYRDHWVAQQYLPTGLQGQVFYQPSDQGYERQLQAQVAQRREAQLAALAEGPVTTPLETCTVGISDSSVDRWLRRALSRAGEKLGRVRDRLFALAQPQRHHIILDVNAGSGLLLWEGVRRAPEGGVYACAWTADQGVALQEQAAMLPELSRPVIWICSPLDLPHYLRQQTSTDAHPWVIDRVIGRNLLSHHPEHVALLRQLVPYLHPTGSITLAETLPHYAQRLYQLVEPDWLPAELYDQLVTAEEAAYASDPSLQWTPACLTHELPAQTITIDWEYNLGELMITPALIQRWFQRSAASKTLTYADRLSASLDSTALAKVHQVFSQHLKNRTVPWQSTIALIHIS, encoded by the coding sequence ATTCTGACTCCACCGTCTGAACCACTAGCAGCGAGAATGCGTCCTCGTACCTTGGAAGAGTTCATCGGGCAAGATGAAATCCTTGGTCAGGGACGGTTATTGCGACGGGCTATCCAGGCTGATCAGCTATCGTCGCTGATTTTCTATGGGCCACCCGGGACGGGCAAGACAACCCTAGCACGGGTAATTGCCAACACTACCCGCGCTCATTTTATTGCTATCAATGCTGTATTGGCTGGGGTCAAGGAGATTCGAGAGGCAATCGCTACCGCGCAGGAGCGTCAACAGCGTCATCAACAGCGTACATTGTTGTTTGTAGATGAAGTTCATCGGTTCAACAAGGCTCAGCAAGATGCGTTGTTACCTTGGGTAGAGAATGGCACAGTTGTGTTGATTGGTGCTACCACCGAAAATCCCTATTTTGAAGTGAACAAGGCGTTGATTAGTCGATCGCGTCTGTTCCAACTTCGACCCTTGACTGCCGACCAGTTGCGCCAAGTTGTTCACCAGGCATTGACAGATGCAGAACGGGGTTACGGCGATCGTGCTGTTACTCTGGATCCAGATGCTCTGGAACACTTAGTCAATGTTGCCAATGGTGATGCGAGGGCATTGCTCAATGCCTTAGAACTAGCCGTAGAGACTACACCACCAGAGCCTGATGGCAACATTCACATCACCCTAGCGATCGCAGAAGACTCCATTCAGCGTCGTGCCATCCTCTACGACAAAGAAGGGGATGCCCACTTTGACACCATCAGCGCTTTCATCAAAAGTCTACGGGGGTCTGACCCTGATGCTGCATTGTACTGGCTAGCCCGCATGATCTATGCAGGGGAGGATCCGCGCTTCATCCTGCGCCGGATGTTGATTCTTGCTAGCGAAGATGTGGGATTGGCAGATCCCCAGGCGGTAATGGTAGTCAATGCTTGTGCAGAGGCATTTGATCGCATCGGTATGCCCGAAGGTCGCTATCCGTTAGCTCAGGCAGCACTCTACCTAGCAACGGCTCCTAAGTCTAACAGTGTTATGGGGTTTTTTGATGCCCTAGCTACTGTGGAAAAAGAACGGACAGCAGATATTCCTTCTCCGCTGAAGGATGCTAATCGAGATAAACAGGGCTTTGGACATGGCGCAGGTTATCTCTATCCCCATGCTTATCGAGATCACTGGGTTGCTCAGCAATATTTGCCCACAGGATTGCAGGGACAGGTTTTCTACCAGCCCTCTGATCAAGGCTATGAACGTCAACTTCAAGCCCAAGTGGCACAGCGGCGAGAAGCTCAGCTTGCAGCGTTAGCTGAAGGGCCAGTCACAACTCCCCTGGAAACATGCACAGTGGGCATCTCGGATTCTAGTGTTGATCGGTGGTTGCGGCGTGCCCTCAGTCGGGCTGGTGAAAAGTTAGGGCGAGTGCGCGATCGCCTGTTTGCCCTTGCCCAACCCCAACGCCATCACATTATTTTGGATGTGAATGCAGGCAGTGGGTTATTGCTCTGGGAAGGGGTGCGGCGTGCCCCAGAGGGAGGGGTATATGCCTGTGCATGGACAGCAGATCAGGGAGTGGCCTTACAGGAACAAGCTGCAATGCTGCCGGAACTCAGTCGTCCTGTGATTTGGATATGTTCCCCACTGGATCTCCCACATTATCTCCGGCAACAAACGAGTACCGATGCTCACCCTTGGGTAATTGATCGTGTTATTGGACGTAATCTGCTTAGTCATCATCCAGAGCATGTTGCCCTGCTGAGGCAATTAGTCCCTTACCTTCACCCCACAGGCAGCATTACCTTAGCAGAAACCTTGCCTCACTATGCTCAGCGTTTGTATCAATTAGTGGAGCCAGACTGGTTGCCAGCGGAACTCTATGACCAGCTAGTCACTGCTGAGGAAGCTGCTTATGCCAGTGATCCTAGTCTGCAATGGACCCCGGCTTGCCTAACCCACGAGTTACCTGCACAGACAATCACCATAGACTGGGAATACAACTTAGGAGAGTTAATGATTACTCCAGCGCTGATTCAACGTTGGTTCCAGCGATCGGCTGCCTCTAAAACCCTCACCTATGCCGATCGTCTGTCTGCTTCCCTCGACAGCACGGCACTGGCTAAGGTGCATCAAGTCTTCAGCCAACATCTTAAAAATCGCACAGTTCCCTGGCAAAGTACAATCGCCTTAATTCACATCAGTTGA
- the radC gene encoding DNA repair protein RadC, which translates to MALYNLRVMDMPLSERPRERLMSHGAQVLSNAELIAILLGTGQGPGKLSAVGLGQYILQELGHHQRNPLEVLREISIQELTKIPGVGPAKATTILAALELGRRTFQISVLDRPLIDSPAAAAAALSHDLMWQAQERFAVLLLDTRHRLLGVKVITIGTATETLAHPRDIFREVIRQGATRLIVAHNHPSGNLDPSPEDLNLTRQLLTGAQFLNIPLLDHVILGNGDHRSLRQTTRLWEEVPQGD; encoded by the coding sequence ATGGCGCTTTATAATTTGAGAGTGATGGACATGCCGCTCAGTGAGCGTCCACGAGAACGGCTAATGTCCCACGGGGCACAGGTACTATCCAATGCAGAACTAATAGCGATCTTGCTGGGTACGGGTCAAGGGCCTGGAAAGCTGTCGGCTGTAGGGCTAGGGCAATATATTCTGCAAGAGCTTGGTCACCATCAGCGTAACCCTCTAGAGGTCTTGCGAGAGATCAGCATCCAGGAGTTAACTAAGATTCCAGGAGTGGGGCCAGCTAAGGCTACAACTATTCTGGCAGCGCTGGAGTTGGGGAGACGAACCTTTCAAATTAGTGTGCTCGATCGTCCCTTAATCGATAGCCCTGCCGCTGCCGCAGCAGCCCTAAGCCATGACCTCATGTGGCAAGCTCAAGAGCGATTTGCTGTGCTGTTGCTGGATACTAGACATCGCCTCCTTGGGGTTAAGGTGATTACGATCGGCACCGCAACGGAAACCTTGGCACATCCGCGCGATATCTTTCGGGAAGTTATTCGCCAAGGTGCAACTCGGTTGATTGTGGCCCATAACCATCCCTCAGGTAACCTTGACCCTAGCCCTGAAGATCTGAATCTGACACGACAATTACTGACTGGTGCACAATTTCTCAATATCCCTCTGTTAGATCACGTGATTTTAGGCAACGGTGACCATCGTAGCTTGCGCCAGACAACTCGATTATGGGAAGAAGTGCCCCAGGGTGATTAA
- the pdxH gene encoding pyridoxamine 5'-phosphate oxidase, producing MMPTIADLRRDYTLAGLDESQVHVDPIQQFRQWFDQAVAANLPEPNAMTLATATPDGIPNARIVLLKDLDERGFVFYTNYHSQKGQELAANPRAVLVFLWTELERQVRVGGAVEQVSAEESDAYFQSRPLGSRLGAWASAQSQVIANRAQLEQQLITVTNTYADGHVPRPPHWGGYRVMPTTIEFWQGRPNRLHDRLLYSRQADGTWTISRLSP from the coding sequence ATAATGCCTACGATCGCCGATCTTCGTCGAGACTATACCCTGGCAGGTCTTGATGAATCTCAAGTCCATGTAGACCCTATACAGCAGTTTCGCCAGTGGTTTGACCAAGCTGTAGCGGCCAATTTGCCTGAACCCAACGCCATGACCCTGGCAACCGCCACTCCTGACGGCATTCCTAACGCTCGGATTGTGTTGCTCAAAGACTTAGATGAGCGAGGGTTTGTGTTCTATACCAACTACCATAGCCAAAAGGGGCAAGAGCTAGCGGCTAATCCGCGCGCAGTGCTGGTGTTTCTGTGGACAGAGCTAGAGCGCCAAGTCCGAGTTGGGGGTGCTGTTGAGCAAGTGTCGGCTGAAGAGTCAGATGCCTATTTTCAGAGCCGTCCCTTGGGGAGTCGGCTAGGGGCTTGGGCATCGGCACAGAGTCAAGTTATTGCCAATCGTGCTCAATTGGAACAACAACTGATCACGGTTACTAATACCTACGCTGATGGTCATGTACCTCGGCCTCCACACTGGGGTGGTTATCGGGTGATGCCAACAACGATCGAGTTCTGGCAAGGTCGCCCAAATCGGCTGCACGACCGCCTCCTCTATTCTCGTCAAGCGGATGGCACTTGGACAATCAGTCGTCTGTCACCCTAG
- a CDS encoding TetR/AcrR family transcriptional regulator, with amino-acid sequence MKLSPAVQPETETRARILRAAERLFASRGYDGTSTRDLADLAGVAEGTLFRHFPNKKAILIEIATQGWVELLTDLLTELSEMGSYKAVSQVMRRRMLNLHKNSDIMRICFMEAQFHPELRDRIQAEVIDKMMDVAEAFFQTAMDRGTYRKINPKVVSRVFVGMFAIAGFSQNTIMHDTSPQAMQEMAEGIADIFLNGVLAK; translated from the coding sequence ATGAAACTTTCTCCTGCTGTTCAGCCCGAAACTGAAACCCGCGCACGAATTTTGCGGGCAGCAGAGCGGTTGTTTGCTAGTCGAGGTTATGACGGCACTAGTACCCGTGACTTAGCAGACTTGGCAGGTGTTGCAGAGGGAACTCTATTTCGCCACTTCCCCAACAAGAAGGCAATTTTGATCGAGATTGCCACCCAAGGATGGGTAGAGTTGCTGACCGATTTGTTAACTGAGCTGAGTGAAATGGGTAGCTATAAGGCAGTTTCTCAGGTGATGCGGCGGCGAATGCTGAACCTGCACAAGAACAGTGATATTATGCGAATCTGTTTCATGGAAGCGCAGTTTCATCCAGAGTTGCGCGATCGCATTCAAGCTGAAGTTATCGATAAGATGATGGATGTAGCTGAAGCCTTCTTTCAAACAGCTATGGATCGTGGCACCTACCGCAAGATAAATCCTAAAGTGGTATCACGAGTATTTGTAGGCATGTTTGCGATCGCAGGCTTTAGTCAAAACACCATCATGCACGACACCTCTCCTCAAGCCATGCAGGAAATGGCGGAAGGCATTGCTGATATTTTCCTCAATGGTGTGCTAGCCAAGTAA